DNA from Thermoplasmata archaeon:
CGCATGCGACTGGATTCCCGCCGAACGTGTTCGAGTGCTTGCCGGGTCCGGGGAAGTCCATCTCGGCGCGGTAGATTGCGGCGCCGATCGGGATCCCGCCGCCCAGCGACTTTGCTGTCGTCAAGATATCGGGGATCGCCTTCGAGTGCTCGATTGCCCACATTTTTCCGGTGCGCCCGAGTCCGCTCTGCACCTCGTCGTCGATGAGGAGGAAGTCGTGATCTTTCGCGATCTTCGCGATGCGATCCATCCATCCCGGCGGCGGGACGACGTATCCGCCCTCTCCCTGCACCGGCTCGACGAAGATCCCGGCGGTGTCCTCCGGCGGCGCGACCGTCTTCATGTACGTGTCCTCGATGATGTTCGCGCAGTAGAGATCGCACGACGGATACGTCAACTTGTACGGGCAGCGGTAGCAGTACGCGTACGGCACGTGGACGACCCCGGGCATGCTCGGGAAGAACCCGGCGCGCTGGCGGGCTTTGCTCGCGGTCAGCGAGAGGGTGCCTTGCGTCCGACCGTGGAACGCGCCGAGGAACGCGAGGAACATGTGTCGCTTCTTGTGGGACTTCGCGACCTTGATCGCCGCCTCGTTGGCCTCCGCCCCGGAGTTCGCGAAGAACACCTTCTTGCGGTGCTTGCCCGGGGTGATCTTGCCCAGTCGTTCCGC
Protein-coding regions in this window:
- a CDS encoding acetyl ornithine aminotransferase family protein, with translation MKVPDIKVTPPGPKAREIIERDRASIATTTKAAPVVVKRAHGSIVEDVDGNLLIDFASGISVLNIGHTHPKVVAAISKQASEFTHFAGTDFYYDVQARLAERLGKITPGKHRKKVFFANSGAEANEAAIKVAKSHKKRHMFLAFLGAFHGRTQGTLSLTASKARQRAGFFPSMPGVVHVPYAYCYRCPYKLTYPSCDLYCANIIEDTYMKTVAPPEDTAGIFVEPVQGEGGYVVPPPGWMDRIAKIAKDHDFLLIDDEVQSGLGRTGKMWAIEHSKAIPDILTTAKSLGGGIPIGAAIYRAEMDFPGPGKHSNTFGGNPVACAASLATLDVIEDEGLVGRSAKLGEHMANRLDEMKERYGFIGDRRGLGMMQATEFVADCASKRPDPKRRDGIEKDAYEHGLILLPCGESSIRYIPALNITKEVLDAGLDVLEDCFRRAE